The Desulfovibrio piger DNA segment CCCCGCACGGGACTGCGTACTTCGGTGCGCGTCACGCGGTCGCCTCCGGCGGTCAGGGATTCCCGCACCGAGCCCAGCTCCGTGCGCCGCTTGTTGATCTCCTGGCTGATGGCCAGCTGCTCTTCCGCCACCCGGCTGCCGATGCGCTGCCGGGCCTCATCCATCATGGCCTGCGTCTTGGGGATGGCCGCGGCCAGCATATCGATCTCGCCCTGGGTCTGGATGATCTTCTGCTCCAGCCCCAGATAATCCATGCGGGAGTAGTTGTTGCGCTGCAGCAGGCGCTTGGCCGTATCCCGCTGCTCCGTCTCCAGCACCAGACTGCCGTCCAGCTGTTTTTTGCGTGCCAGCTGCTCCGCCACCTCGCTTTGCCGCTGGGCATACTGGGCCTCCAGCATGGAAAGCTCGGCCCGCAGTTTGGAACTTTGCGCCTTCCAGGTGTTCCGCTGGTCATCGACGATCTGACGGGCGCGCTCCACAAGGACGCCGTCCGGCTCTTCTCCCAGTATCTCCTTGAGGAAGACGGGCAGGTCACTGGGGAAGACAGGCTCCTCGTCACGCAGCATGGCCTCCAGCCGCATGATGGCCAGACGGTGTTCCACCAGCTTGTACAGGGCATCCCGGTACGAGCTCTCGGCCATGACGTTTTCCAGCTGGGCCACGACCTGCCCTTTTTCCACGACCTCGCCCTCCCGGACGAGCACGGCCTGGAGGATACCGCCTTCCAGGTTGGAGACCGACTGCGTACGCCGGGAGCCCACCACGGCCCCCTCGGCATGGGTCACTTCGTCGATGGGGGCCCAGGCGGCCCAGACGAGCAGCGCCACGACGAGCAAGGCCACCGCCGCGGACAGGGCACGGGCCGTGAACGCGGGCCTGCGGGACAGGGCCGCATCCACCTCGCTGGCATAATTGATGTCATCCGGCATCAGACCATGCAGGGGAGCGTCCAGAGCCGCGAACAGCTCCTTTCGCGTCATGGGCTTGTCTCCGGCGGACGATGCCTGGCTGAAGTTCTCGCGCAGGCGCGCCGCCATGCCGGTGGCGGGACGCTGCTCGTGCTCGGCATCCCCCACGAAGATCAGGCGGAACACCTGCAAGATGCGGGCGAACAACGAACGTTTCCGGGGCTGCCCGTCAGGTACGGGAGCCTCGGGAGGCAAAGACGAAAAGATATCTTCCGGCGGCCTGGTTTCAATACGGTCACCGCTCTGCGTCGCGGGATCCGGCTTACGGGCGTCCATCCATCCCCTCCTTCACGGCAGCGGCTCCCCCGGGGGCCTCCTGCCCTTTTTCCGGGGCAGACTTCCTGGCTGCGGCGGCGTTGTCGCGCAAGCGCTTCAGGATGGCGTCACGCGGCCCGAACATCCGCAGCCTGCCGTTCTCCATGACAGCCAGCTTGTCCACCATGCGCAGCATGCTCAGGCGATGGGTCACAAGGATCAGGGTCCGCCCCTGCGAGACGGCCGCCAGCCGCTGCTGCAGGCGCTGCTCGGAATCCGTGTCCATATTGCTGGTGGGCTCGTCCAAAATCAGCACCTCAGGATCGCGGACCAGCGCACGGGCAAGAGCCACCGCCTGCCGCTGCCCACCGGACAGGGCCTTGCCCTGCTCGCCGACCTGGGCCGCGAAACCGGCGGGATTGTTGCGGACAAAATCCGTCACCCCGGCAAGGGCCGCGGCCCGGAACACCAGATGGTCATTGATGGTGGGGTCCCCCAGGACGATGTTCTCACGGATGCTGCCATAAAACAGGACCACGTCCTGCGGCAACACGCCGATGCGCCCGCGCAGCTCCGTGGTCGGCAGCTGGCGCAGGTCCACGTCCCCGAATTTGATGCTGCCCTTCTGCGGCTGGTAAAAACCTGTCAGCAGCTTGGCCAGGGTGCTTTTGCCCGAGCCCATGGCCCCGATGATGCCGATTCGGTCGCCGGGATTGATGCGCAGGCTCACGTCCTCAAGGGCCAGACGCATGGAATTGGGATAGGCGAACGAAACGTTCTCCACGGTGAAGGAGGGCTGCAACTCGCCAAAATCCATGCAGGAGCTTTCCGACTGGTTTTCGGAAGGCAGCTCCATGAGCAGGTCGAGGGCCTGCAGGGCAACACGGGAATTCTGCAGACGGGTCAACAGGGAGGCCAGCTGCATCAGCGGCGCCATGGCCCGGCCCACAAGGATGTTGCAGCCGATGAGGGCTCCCATGGTCATCAGGCCTTCCGAGATCCGGTAGACGCCCCAGATGATCATGCTCACCGTGACCATATGGGTCACCAGGGTGGAGGCCGTCACGGCCAGACTGCTGTACCGGCGCGACTCCGCCGTCGATTTGGCGGAAAGCCCCACCACCGCCTCCCACAGGCGCTGCATCCGGCCCTCGGCCTGGCAGGCCTTGATGGTCTCCAGGCCGTTGACCATCTCCACGAGCAGGGCGTTCTTCTGCATGTTCTGCTTGTAGCTCTGCTCGGCGCAGCGCCGTGCCGCGGTCTGGAGGAAGAGCCCCAGCCCGATGAGGATGGGCATGGCCGCCAGCGGCAGGAAGACCATGGGCCCGGCGATGAAGGCTATCAGCAGCAGGAAGATGACCAGGAAGGGGACGTCGATGCAGGCCAGCAGCGAGGACGAACTGAAGAATTCGCGCAACTGCTCGAATTCACGCAAGTTGTTGACCAGCGAGCCCGTGGATTCCGGCTTGCTTTCCAGCCGCATGGTGAGGACCTTGTCCACCAGATTGCTGGAGAGCACGATGTCCGCATTGCGCCCGGCCACGTCCACGAAGTGCGTGCGCAGGGCCCGCAGCAAAAAGTCGAACAGATAAATGATGATCACACCGGAAGCCAGGACCCACAACGTCTCTATGGCATTGTTGGGCACGACCCGGTCGTAGACGTTCATGGCGAACAGGGGACTGGCCAGAGCGATGAGGTTGATGATGACGCTGGCCAGCGCCACATGCCGGTAGATGGGCGCATAATAGCGCAGCACGTCCCAGAACCAGCGTTTTCCCTTGGCCAGACGCAGCTTTTCCACATGCTCCTGCGGACGGCCGGGGACAGCCACATACAGGGCATAGCCGGTATATTCCTCCTGCAGCGCGTCCAGGGGCACCAGCTGGCTGGCGCTTTCCGTCTCCGGGAAGATGACTTCGGCCTGAGCCGTCTCGGCTCCGGTCTCGCCCGCCTCTGCCCCCGCCGGAGCTCCCGGCACCAGCCGGGTCAGGACACAGCTGCGGTTGCCGGACAACAGCAGGATGCAGGGCAACGTCAGGTTGGAGAGGTCAGCCAGCCGGGGACGATACAGCACGCTGCCCGTCAGGCCCGCCTTGCGGGCGACCCGCAGGCACGCCTGGGCCGAGACGGTACTGCCCGAAAGCCCGGCCAGCAGGAACTGGGGAGACAAGGCCTTGCCCCGGAGGCGGCACAAGGAGGAAAGACTGCGCAGCAAAGGCGGCATGAAATCGACATCGGAAGGCCGCAGGCCTCCGGCTGCCATTTCCGGGCCGCGTGTTTCCCCGGATCCGTTTTCCGACATATGAACAATCCTTTGACGTCCATCCTGTGGACGTCCTGTCGCAAAACAACAGGCAGAAGAGCTCTGCCTGTTGTCGCATCGAAACCCTCCCGGCAGACCAGGCTGCCGGAGCTGTCATGGGCTACCCGGGAAGCAGGGGCTCCCCGGTTACTTGAACCAGCCCATTTCAAAATCTTCGCCCTTGACGGGCTGGGCTTCCTTGGGCCCCGACTTGATCTCTTCCGCCGGGACCCCCATACGGGGCAGCAGGTCACCGGCCAGAGCGCACATACGGTAGGCGCCTACAAGGATATTGCCGCGGGCGGTCTCGGCCTGGCTGGCGGAATTGTAGAGTTCGTTCTCCGAATCCAGCACGTCCAGCAGGCTGCGCGTACCCAGCAGGAACTGGTCATGGTAGGCCTGCCGGGTGTAGGTATTGTTTTCCACGGCCTTGGTGTAGAACTTGTATTGTTCCTTGGCCGCCAGATAGTTGCTCCAGGTGGATTCCATGTCCAGGCGCAGGGTGTCCATGTAATCGTACAGGTTCTGCCGGGCCTCGCGTTCCCGCGCCGAGGCCGCGCGGATGCCTTCCACGTCGGCGCCGCTGTTGAACACGTTCCAGCGCACCGTGGCCAGGACATCGAAGCTGTAGACCCAGCGGTCACGGTCGCCGCCGCGGTCACTGTACTCCGGCCCGGCCTCTAGCTGGAAGGTCGGATACATGGCTGACTGGGCCAGTTCCTTCTCGCCCTTGGCAGCACGGATGTCCTGCAAATAGGCGGCCAGCTTGGGATTGTGCTTTTCCGCCATCTGGATGAAGGCCGCCGCGGTATCGGGCATCTCGGCCGGCATGGGCACCGCATCCAGCTTGCCGACCGTATAGATGCCGGTCAGGCGGGAATAGGTGGCATAGGCCACGCGCAGGGCGTCTTCCGCCTCGGCCAGGGCGGAATGGGCACGCTGCAGGCGCGATTCCGCCTGCGTCACATCGGCCTGGGTATCCGCCCCCATGCTGGCGCGGTCACGGGCCTGGGCCAGGATGGACTCATGCCGGGCCACGTTGTTGCGGGCCAGCTCCACCAGCTTGATACGGCGCAGCAGGTCGATGTGGGCGATGATGCCGTCCAGGGAAAGGGACATGGCCGTGTCGAAGATCCTGGCCTTGACGGAATCCAGGGTGGCCTGGGCGGCACGCACGCGGCTGCGCGTGGCAAAGCCGTCCCAGATGGGCTGCACCAGCTTGGCGGAGACACTGCCCACGCTCAACCACTGGTCATCGAGGTTCAGACCGCGGGACGTGGTATCGCTCAGGACACCCACGCCGATCTCCCCCGTGACGTCCACACGCGGGCCGAAGCCGGCACGGGCCTTGTTGAGCTCATGCTCCAGGACCGCACGGTTCTCCTTGATGCTCATCAGGCTGCGATGGTTGTGCAGCACACCGTACACGGTATCGTTCACTGTGATATGCGCTGTATTATTCCCCCGGGCCGGAGGCTCCTGACTCCATACCGCATCTGCCCACCAAGCGAGGAAAAGACATAAAGCAAAAGGTATTATCTTATTTTTCAGCATTAGGCTCACCCTCAAAAAAATGGAGTGAGTTGACTATATATATATATATATATATATAGTCAACATATTTTAGAGGATGTCCGGCATGTTTTTTGATTTTAAAAGGTGTGGTAATCTCGTCCCATGAAACAAACAGATTTTCGTGATGTGCCTGATGAGCTGTGGGAACGTATCGAGCCTCTCCTTGCCCCGTTCAAACGAAAAAGAAGCGGCGGCAGCAAACCGCTTGCGCAGCGCACGGTTCTGGCAGGAATCCTCTACAAATGCCGGACAGGATGCCAATGGGCCATGCTTCCCGCCTGCTATGGATCAAAAAGCACTGTCCACGAGCACTTCCAGCGATGGAACAAAGCTGGCATCATGGCGGAGATTTTTCGCATCCTTCTTGCTGAATATGGGGAAAAGGTCGGCGTCGACGCCCAATGGCAGGCTATGGACGGCACCTTGCTGCAAGCCCCGACGCGCTCTCAAAAAATCAGCGACTGAGGGCCTTGGACGCAACCCGACGGACAGGGGCCGAAGCGGCGGCAAGATACATCTCCATGTGGATGGTCAGGGTATTCCTCTGGGAGTGACAGTCACAGGTGCCAATGTTCATGACAGCCGCCTGATAGAAGCGACGCTGAAGAACTCCCGGGAAATGGGCGGCTGGTTTCTGGGGTCTGCCGTACGCCATCTCTGTCTGGACAAGGGCTATGACTACCCGCGAGTCAGCGAAGAAGTCTATGTAAACGGATTTGAGGAGCATATCCGCAGCCGGGGGGAAGAAGTTCGGGACCGCTGGAGGACTCCTGCCCACCGCTGGGTAGTAGAGCGGACATTCGCCTGGTTGAAGGGTTTTCGGAGCTTGCGTACTCGCTACTGTTGTTACCTCGTCAATTTTATGGGGCTACTTTACCTTGCTTTGGCCTGTATCCTTTGGAGAAAACTGGTATAGCAAGATGTATGCCGGACATCATCTTAACGAGCAAAATATCTAAAAATACATATAGTAACCGTATAATTGCAAAGGCTCTACATATCTCGACAAGGATCGTCCCCCGCAGTACAAAAACGCATCCCCGTATTCCCAGACATCAGCCTTCCGGCGGTTTTCCCATGCTTCCTGTGCGCTCCGTTCCCATATCCTGCCCGGCCCGGTCTCCCCTCCGGTCTCCGGTCATACGCCCGCACCGGATCGCATGCATCTCCGCCTGCCTTGCCGTTTTTCTGGTCTGTCTGTTCGGCATCCTCCCGGCGCAGGCCGCCTCCATCCCCCTGTTCGGGACCGTGGAGTTCCGGCGCCCTCTCGACAGCCTGCCCGCCTGGGCTGAGGTCCGCCGCATGAACGAGCTGGAGCCCATCTTCGTCAGCGGCAAGGTCTTCACCCGGACCGCCACCTGGGATTCCTTCAAACAGGGGGCGCAGGGCAAAAGCGGCATGGAACTGCTGCGCTATGTCAACACGTTCTGGAACCGCTTTCCTTACCGTGAGGATATCATCAACTGGGGCAAGGCCGACTACTGGGTCTGGCCCAACCTGTTCCTCAAAAAATCTGGCGACTGCGAAGATTACGCCATCGTCAAATATTTCACGCTCAAAGAGCTGGGCATGGATACGGACAAACTGCGTATCGTTGTCCTGCGCGATACCCTGCGCCGCCTGTCCCATGCCGTTCTGGCCGTCTACATGGACAAGGACATCGTCATCCTGGACAACATCAGCAATGCCATCCTGCCCCAGGGGCGCCTGCGACATTATGTCCCGCAGTTCTCGTTCAACGAGAAGTCACGCTGGGCCCACATGCGAGGCAAAAAAACAAACGAGTAGCCCATGAACACTCCCGACCCCGACTTCCCTGCCAAGCCGCATCATTTCATGAGCAAACGGCTGGGCATCAGCCTCGTGCTTTTCGTACTGGTCCTGCTGCTCTCCTATGCCCTGTGTTCCCTGCAGGTCGACCGGAGCACCCAGGCCATCCTGGCGGACAAAAACCGCTTCCTCCTGTCCAAGATCGATACCATGCAGATCCGCCTGCAAGACTGGCGGCGGACCATGCTGGAACAGACCAACACGCTGGCCCTTTCGGAGAGCGTCCGCCTGTTCGCCGCGGACATGGCCGCCCTGCCCTCCGACCTGCTGGACAATAGCTCCCGCACCGCCGCTCCCGGATCCGACAGCGACCAGCTTTCCTTGCAGGACCAGCGCGAACACATGCAGCAGCTGCTGGCGGACATCGCCTACCAGAACGATCTTGACCGCATCCGCATGTTCCTGCCCGGTGGCCGCAAGATCGTGGACAGCGCCTCTGACGCTGCCGACAACTACGACGACGATCTTCTCGTCCGGCAGGCCGTCACATCGAGGACGCTTTCCTTTGGCGCCATCCACAAGCATGATGACCACTTTGCATTGCAGGCCGGTGCCCCCCTGTTCGAGATCAGCGGCAAGGACAGGCCCCGTGTCGTCGGCTGCCTGCTCCTGTGCTTCCCCATGGACGCGGCCCTGACGAACATCCTCCAGGACAAGGAAAGCCAGCTCAGGCTGGTGGATCTTTTCCCGGACAGGAGCAGCGTCTTTCTGCTGCGGGAGGACGCCCTGCAACAGCTCCCCCTCCGTGCAGGCGTGGCCGGCACCCATTCGCTGGACTTCAAAAAGCGTCCTGCCCTGGCCGAAGGGGATGACGTCTATTCCCTGGCCTTCATTTCCTCGCTGCCCAATACGCTGATGCTGGTGGCCTCCCTGCCCGCCGCGGACATCGACCGGGAGATCCTCCACAAATCCATGCAGATCTATGCCGTCGGCCTGCTGACCAGCCTGGGGATCGGCCTGCTGCTGGCCTTCGGGGTCTCCTGCCTGGTGGGGCGGGCCCACCGGGCTTCGGCCGCCTACTTCAAGGCCCTGTATACGGTCATCCGCGACCAGAAGCAGGTGCTGGACAGCGTCAATGATTCCATGCGCCTGGGGCTGGTCCTGTTCAGTGCCACGGACGGCGTCCGCATCTTCAACCCCGAATTTGCCAAGATCTGCGGCGGCATCCCGCAGGATGAGCTGGCCGGCAAGTCCCTCAGGGATCTCTTCCCCCAGGAGGACGCCGACAAATTGCAGGCAGGCATCGAACGCAAGATCAAGGAACCGTCCTTCGACGGCGTGGAGCTGGCCCTGCCCGGTACTGACGGCAAGGAACATCTTTACAGGGTCTCCCTCTATGTTTTTCTGGACAGGCAGGAGCAGGACCCCGCCAAGGAAGCTCCCCTTCCCGGAAGCGTCGTGGCCATCTTCAAGGATATCACCCGCTTCCGCCGGCAGGCCCAGAAAACCCAGGAACGCCAGCACCATCTTATGGAAGCCCTGGTGCGCGCCGTGGAATATGTGGACCCCAACCTGGTGGGCCATACCCGGAAGATGCGGCATGTGGCGGAGCTGCTGGCCCGGCATATGGAGCTGGACAATACGGCTGTCCTGACCCTGCGCATGGCTTCCCAGCTTTCGCAGATCGGCAAGATCTTCGTACCGCACCACCTGCTGCGCAAAAGCGGCAAGCTCACGCCC contains these protein-coding regions:
- a CDS encoding HlyD family type I secretion periplasmic adaptor subunit; translation: MDARKPDPATQSGDRIETRPPEDIFSSLPPEAPVPDGQPRKRSLFARILQVFRLIFVGDAEHEQRPATGMAARLRENFSQASSAGDKPMTRKELFAALDAPLHGLMPDDINYASEVDAALSRRPAFTARALSAAVALLVVALLVWAAWAPIDEVTHAEGAVVGSRRTQSVSNLEGGILQAVLVREGEVVEKGQVVAQLENVMAESSYRDALYKLVEHRLAIMRLEAMLRDEEPVFPSDLPVFLKEILGEEPDGVLVERARQIVDDQRNTWKAQSSKLRAELSMLEAQYAQRQSEVAEQLARKKQLDGSLVLETEQRDTAKRLLQRNNYSRMDYLGLEQKIIQTQGEIDMLAAAIPKTQAMMDEARQRIGSRVAEEQLAISQEINKRRTELGSVRESLTAGGDRVTRTEVRSPVRGSVKQILVNTVGGVVKPGEAIMDIVPMDESLLVEVRVRPQDVAFLRPGQDVMIKVSAYDFSIYGGLPGKLESISADTIEDKKGDFYYLIKVRTGETAIRRNDEILPIIPGMIVVADIIIGKKTVLDYILKPVMKARQNALTER
- a CDS encoding type I secretion system permease/ATPase; the encoded protein is MSENGSGETRGPEMAAGGLRPSDVDFMPPLLRSLSSLCRLRGKALSPQFLLAGLSGSTVSAQACLRVARKAGLTGSVLYRPRLADLSNLTLPCILLLSGNRSCVLTRLVPGAPAGAEAGETGAETAQAEVIFPETESASQLVPLDALQEEYTGYALYVAVPGRPQEHVEKLRLAKGKRWFWDVLRYYAPIYRHVALASVIINLIALASPLFAMNVYDRVVPNNAIETLWVLASGVIIIYLFDFLLRALRTHFVDVAGRNADIVLSSNLVDKVLTMRLESKPESTGSLVNNLREFEQLREFFSSSSLLACIDVPFLVIFLLLIAFIAGPMVFLPLAAMPILIGLGLFLQTAARRCAEQSYKQNMQKNALLVEMVNGLETIKACQAEGRMQRLWEAVVGLSAKSTAESRRYSSLAVTASTLVTHMVTVSMIIWGVYRISEGLMTMGALIGCNILVGRAMAPLMQLASLLTRLQNSRVALQALDLLMELPSENQSESSCMDFGELQPSFTVENVSFAYPNSMRLALEDVSLRINPGDRIGIIGAMGSGKSTLAKLLTGFYQPQKGSIKFGDVDLRQLPTTELRGRIGVLPQDVVLFYGSIRENIVLGDPTINDHLVFRAAALAGVTDFVRNNPAGFAAQVGEQGKALSGGQRQAVALARALVRDPEVLILDEPTSNMDTDSEQRLQQRLAAVSQGRTLILVTHRLSMLRMVDKLAVMENGRLRMFGPRDAILKRLRDNAAAARKSAPEKGQEAPGGAAAVKEGMDGRP
- a CDS encoding TolC family outer membrane protein; amino-acid sequence: MNDTVYGVLHNHRSLMSIKENRAVLEHELNKARAGFGPRVDVTGEIGVGVLSDTTSRGLNLDDQWLSVGSVSAKLVQPIWDGFATRSRVRAAQATLDSVKARIFDTAMSLSLDGIIAHIDLLRRIKLVELARNNVARHESILAQARDRASMGADTQADVTQAESRLQRAHSALAEAEDALRVAYATYSRLTGIYTVGKLDAVPMPAEMPDTAAAFIQMAEKHNPKLAAYLQDIRAAKGEKELAQSAMYPTFQLEAGPEYSDRGGDRDRWVYSFDVLATVRWNVFNSGADVEGIRAASAREREARQNLYDYMDTLRLDMESTWSNYLAAKEQYKFYTKAVENNTYTRQAYHDQFLLGTRSLLDVLDSENELYNSASQAETARGNILVGAYRMCALAGDLLPRMGVPAEEIKSGPKEAQPVKGEDFEMGWFK
- a CDS encoding transposase, which encodes MKQTDFRDVPDELWERIEPLLAPFKRKRSGGSKPLAQRTVLAGILYKCRTGCQWAMLPACYGSKSTVHEHFQRWNKAGIMAEIFRILLAEYGEKVGVDAQWQAMDGTLLQAPTRSQKISD
- a CDS encoding IS5 family transposase, which produces MGKRSASTPNGRLWTAPCCKPRRALKKSATEGLGRNPTDRGRSGGKIHLHVDGQGIPLGVTVTGANVHDSRLIEATLKNSREMGGWFLGSAVRHLCLDKGYDYPRVSEEVYVNGFEEHIRSRGEEVRDRWRTPAHRWVVERTFAWLKGFRSLRTRYCCYLVNFMGLLYLALACILWRKLV
- a CDS encoding transglutaminase-like cysteine peptidase produces the protein MNELEPIFVSGKVFTRTATWDSFKQGAQGKSGMELLRYVNTFWNRFPYREDIINWGKADYWVWPNLFLKKSGDCEDYAIVKYFTLKELGMDTDKLRIVVLRDTLRRLSHAVLAVYMDKDIVILDNISNAILPQGRLRHYVPQFSFNEKSRWAHMRGKKTNE
- a CDS encoding HD domain-containing phosphohydrolase, producing the protein MNTPDPDFPAKPHHFMSKRLGISLVLFVLVLLLSYALCSLQVDRSTQAILADKNRFLLSKIDTMQIRLQDWRRTMLEQTNTLALSESVRLFAADMAALPSDLLDNSSRTAAPGSDSDQLSLQDQREHMQQLLADIAYQNDLDRIRMFLPGGRKIVDSASDAADNYDDDLLVRQAVTSRTLSFGAIHKHDDHFALQAGAPLFEISGKDRPRVVGCLLLCFPMDAALTNILQDKESQLRLVDLFPDRSSVFLLREDALQQLPLRAGVAGTHSLDFKKRPALAEGDDVYSLAFISSLPNTLMLVASLPAADIDREILHKSMQIYAVGLLTSLGIGLLLAFGVSCLVGRAHRASAAYFKALYTVIRDQKQVLDSVNDSMRLGLVLFSATDGVRIFNPEFAKICGGIPQDELAGKSLRDLFPQEDADKLQAGIERKIKEPSFDGVELALPGTDGKEHLYRVSLYVFLDRQEQDPAKEAPLPGSVVAIFKDITRFRRQAQKTQERQHHLMEALVRAVEYVDPNLVGHTRKMRHVAELLARHMELDNTAVLTLRMASQLSQIGKIFVPHHLLRKSGKLTPEEQQAVLQSSEYAFRVLYGINFGLPVPEALHDMNEKFDGSGPRALKGDQINPHARLLAVVNAFCSMVSDRAYRQGMPIGQALDILSASPAFDPAIVLALREIPAEDLRSALAGEDSPSRA